GCTGCGCGTCTCGGCGGCAGGCCCTTCTCCGTGACTCCCTCGCCCGTTAAAGTCGGTcgtgcggcgtcgccgtctgTGGCTGCGAGCGTTTCCATGACAGCCCACAGCAACTACGGTGCTGGCGACAGTAGTGCGCACATTCAGCCCGGCCTGCTCTACGGCTCCCTCCTTCCCAAGGCCCGTCCTAAGACAGCGATGGTGGTGAAGGAAGAGCAAGGTCGCTCGCACAGCGTTGACCCGTACGGCGACGCGAgccacgcgccgctgctcgatCGTGGCAGCGTCTGCCCCGTGCAGCCGGTCCCCAGCAATGGCAGCCAGCCATGgtgcctcggcagcggcgacaacTCGGAGGTGGACGCGTTTCCGATCGCAGGCGTCGCGGTGAATGGAAGCGCGAGCACCAGCGTGCTGCCACTAGCATGGAAGTCTAGCGGCTCAGGCCGCGTGGTCAGCCGCACGGGGCACGTCCCCGTCGCACCGCGCGGCAAGCTGTCCTCTCACTACGTTCCACCCGGCTCGCTTAATCAGCGGAAtcaaccgcagcagctgccgtcAGTGCACCCTCAACAACAGCCGCCGCGAAAGGCGACAGTGACGAGTGCGAGCTCGCCTGCCGCCTCACTGTCGCGCCTGCCCAGTGACGCCGCAAGGCCGaccgtcgcggcggcgagtgTCATCAGaaagccgtcgccgcagaagcagcagcagcagcagcagcagcagcggtaccAACCACTGAACCCCACCGATGCTAAGCGGAACGACTCTGTGTTTTCTCTCCAAAGTAGCCGCCCGCGCTACAACGAGGCCCCCACGCCGGCGGAGATGTACAGCAAAGCCATTCAGTCGCGCCGCGGCAGTCTCGGCGGCGCcaacacgcagcagcggtacgTTCCTTTTCCAGAGACTCTTGAGTCAGCGAAGCGCAGTCGCCGCGAGGCcgctctgccgcagcagcagcagcagcagagcctACCAAACTCGAGTAAGCGAACCGCAGCAGTTCGCAGCGCCACCTTGCAGCACTTTCGTATCAGGTCGCTGCAAGGGTACAACGTGCAGTGATCGTCATACACATAGATTCATGTCTGTAGGTGTTTagctctcctcctccgcgtgcgtgcttcaCCTGCTGGCTCGTATTGCGACAACAGCATTGTGCTCCTGTGCGAGCCTCGTCTGTCCTCCCCTGCCCCCTTTTCCGTTGTtagatacacacacacgcacgcgcgcacgcacacacacctcctctccgcctGTCTCTGGAGACGGCGCGCACTCTTGTGTTGGTGCGCGCGAACTTGTTCGGGGGTTGTGCCGCACGTGCTGTTTCGCGGCAACGGGACGGCGACGCCTCATCGTCCGaaccccgcccctcccctgctcTTCGATATCCATGCGTCAACACTCTCTGCccgcgcctgctcctccacatcttccgcaacacacacacacacacacacacacacatgcgcattCTCGCTGTGACTGACGCACCTCTTCTGCTCGTGTACGGCCAAAGCTCGGGAGATCGACACCGAGACGGCGTACGCGACGTTGTATCGTTGACACGTCTCACCGTGCTCAAGAAGagtggcacacacacacacacatacaagtAGGCATAGAGCTATAGagcagcgcacgcagagagggagagacgaGGTTCGAGTTTGACCGAGCTGGTCAGCTGTAATCGGTGAGGACTCCTGACCTCCCCACCCTcacccgccaccgccctcggCACTCCGGCGACTCAGCGGCTTTCGTTTTTCGTTCATCACATCCGTgttgcacacacagacgcacacaaaccTCAACACAGAGAAatggcggcagtggctgcATCGGCGGCTGGCACGGCGAACCCCGAGCCGAGTCGCAGCGAGCTGTGGGCAGACAAGTACAAGCCGCACTCCATTGCCGAGATGTGCTACCCCGTCTGCGCGAACAAGCTAAAGGCGTGGCTGGAAGCCTTTACACCGATCGCTAGTCCCAGCGATGATCCGAAGAAGCCGCATGGCGTGCTCCTGTCCGGGTCCCCAGGTGTGGgcaagacgacgacggtCTACGTGGTAGCGCACGAACTGGGCCGCACCGTTGTGGAGTACAACGCGAGCGACTTCCGCAGCCGCAAGTCGCTCAAGGAGAACGTGTCGGACCTCATCAACAACCACGCCTTTTCCGCGCGCGCGACGTCGTATACAAACGTGATTCTATTAATGGACGAGGTGGACGGCTGCGACATtggcggtgtcggcgagGTGATCGAGATGCTCAAGTCCACCCGCATCCCGATCCTGTGCACGTGCAACGATCGCTGGCACCCCAAGCTGCGTTCGCTGCTCAATTACGTGGAGGACATGCGCTTTAGCCACCCGCCGTGCACCATCGTGGCGAACTACCTCTGCGACCGTGTCCTGGCGCGCGAGGGTATTTCGCTCTCCAAGCCGCTCCTGCAGGACATTATCAAGAACTCCGGTAGCGACATCCGCAACATGCTCAACAACCTGCAGCTCTGGTGCCTGAGCCGCACCTcgctcgagcagcggcagctggccGAGTGCGCCGCGCAGTCGACGAAGGACAGCGATGCCGGCCTCTTTGGCGCCGCCGAGTACTTCTTGCTGCAGGGCACGTCGCGTGGGGAGCGGCACTCCATGGCGGAGATGCAGGCCTGCTACTACAACGCCGACCTAGTCGACATGTTTGTGCAGGAGAACTACCTGCACTACAACCCGCAGCCGGTGGATGGGCGGGATTGGATGGAGGCTGTCTCGCAGGCTGCTACATCGATCTCGCGGTCGGACGCGGCGCAGAGCATCATGTATTATCAACAGAACTGGTCCGTGTCCCGCTTCCACGTTTTGTCCTCCAGCATTGCCCCGTGCGTGTACACGCGCGGCAAGTACGAGACCTTCATGACGGGGCAGCAGAAGTTCTTCGACATGCAGCGACCGGTGAAGTTCCCGACGTGGCTCGGGCACAACTCCTCCGCGAACAAGAATCGCCGTCTGTTGCGCTGTGTCGCCATGCAGGCGTCGCACCCTGCGAAGGGCGTGTCAGGGAGCCAAGAGGACGTGGTGGCAGACTACATACCGCACGGCTGGGAACGCCCGCtgacggtgccgctggcgacGAAGGGAAAGGACGGCGTTGCCGAGGTCATTGCCTTCATGGATGAGTACCA
This Leishmania major strain Friedlin complete genome, chromosome 24 DNA region includes the following protein-coding sequences:
- a CDS encoding putative replication factor C, subunit 1, which produces MAAVAASAAGTANPEPSRSELWADKYKPHSIAEMCYPVCANKLKAWLEAFTPIASPSDDPKKPHGVLLSGSPGVGKTTTVYVVAHELGRTVVEYNASDFRSRKSLKENVSDLINNHAFSARATSYTNVILLMDEVDGCDIGGVGEVIEMLKSTRIPILCTCNDRWHPKLRSLLNYVEDMRFSHPPCTIVANYLCDRVLAREGISLSKPLLQDIIKNSGSDIRNMLNNLQLWCLSRTSLEQRQLAECAAQSTKDSDAGLFGAAEYFLLQGTSRGERHSMAEMQACYYNADLVDMFVQENYLHYNPQPVDGRDWMEAVSQAATSISRSDAAQSIMYYQQNWSVSRFHVLSSSIAPCVYTRGKYETFMTGQQKFFDMQRPVKFPTWLGHNSSANKNRRLLRCVAMQASHPAKGVSGSQEDVVADYIPHGWERPLTVPLATKGKDGVAEVIAFMDEYHLMRDDWDLVQALPHYKHMQSPSSMALPANIATAVKSAFTREFNKTHRLDSFAKSTLRRGDGETQDDDEGDRGNSAGGNRQAGKVVADGVTAVRVTGGRDAAATKKNGKVAAGAATTSTTAAATRKPRAKKSAPAEGAARPTAKKKAATSSTRATAKALTAKTTTKRKRARAAASESETESVSSSPSSSSSSSASSSSSSSSDASDSE